One Peterkaempfera bronchialis DNA window includes the following coding sequences:
- a CDS encoding phosphotransferase enzyme family protein, which yields MINGQNIDRRNRTGRIPRPAPPADDAAGALLRRYDAGEPIGVSPVAEGLLNHGYRVLTTAGTYFLKCYIDGTTAAPAAIAAQHRATAALHALGLPTAPPVAARDGRTVAAFAGRRYALFPWIEGGHRAGHELSQDQCAELGTLLGLVHLALARVHPPVLQPLVQPTADPVQTEELIEELLALAAAHRPHDDLDELARQRLLERRGLLAAYGHRRPRPEAAPPTGWVHGDFHPLNLLYRGPDPVAILDWDRLGLKPRAEEAVRGATLFFHHPLTGALDLVRVRRFSQAYRAAGAATAEEMAAAVHRVWWERLNDFWMLQWRYQRGDHRADPLFPAAAAQIVWWCEEYEQVLDAYTN from the coding sequence GTGATCAACGGTCAGAACATTGACCGCCGCAACCGGACGGGCCGCATTCCCCGGCCCGCCCCGCCCGCCGACGACGCCGCCGGGGCCCTGCTGCGGCGCTACGACGCCGGCGAGCCGATAGGGGTCTCCCCCGTGGCGGAAGGTCTGCTCAACCACGGCTACCGGGTCCTGACCACCGCCGGCACCTACTTCCTCAAGTGCTACATCGACGGCACCACCGCGGCCCCGGCCGCCATCGCCGCCCAGCACCGGGCCACCGCCGCCCTGCACGCCCTCGGCCTGCCCACCGCACCCCCGGTGGCCGCCCGGGACGGCCGTACGGTGGCGGCGTTCGCCGGACGCCGCTACGCCCTCTTCCCCTGGATCGAGGGCGGACACCGGGCCGGCCATGAACTCAGCCAGGACCAGTGCGCCGAGCTGGGCACCCTGCTCGGCCTGGTCCACCTGGCCCTCGCCCGGGTCCACCCGCCGGTGCTCCAGCCCCTGGTGCAGCCGACCGCCGACCCGGTACAGACCGAGGAGCTGATCGAGGAGCTGCTGGCGCTGGCCGCCGCGCACCGCCCGCACGACGACCTGGACGAGCTGGCCCGGCAGCGCCTGCTGGAGCGGCGCGGCCTGCTCGCCGCGTACGGGCACCGCCGGCCGCGCCCCGAGGCGGCCCCGCCGACCGGCTGGGTGCACGGCGACTTCCACCCGCTGAACCTGCTCTACCGGGGCCCGGACCCGGTGGCCATCCTCGACTGGGACCGGCTGGGCCTCAAGCCCCGCGCCGAGGAGGCCGTACGCGGCGCCACGCTCTTCTTCCACCACCCGCTGACCGGGGCGCTGGACCTGGTCCGGGTGCGGCGCTTCTCCCAGGCGTACCGGGCGGCGGGTGCGGCCACCGCCGAGGAGATGGCCGCCGCGGTGCACCGGGTGTGGTGGGAACGGCTGAACGACTTCTGGATGCTCCAGTGGCGCTACCAGCGCGGCGACCACCGGGCCGACCCGCTCTTCCCGGCGGCGGCGGCGCAGATCGTCTGGTGGTGCGAGGAGTACGAGCAGGTGCTGGACGCGTACACCAACTGA